In the genome of Raphanus sativus cultivar WK10039 chromosome 4, ASM80110v3, whole genome shotgun sequence, one region contains:
- the LOC130510516 gene encoding protein PHLOEM PROTEIN 2-LIKE A8-like, which yields MENRPQVFISYRGKDLRLTLVPHIKHHLKDSNVNVFTDSNAAGEQLKELFNHIKNSRIVIVIFSISYLESRWCLDELAEIRNCLLRKQLDFVLPIFYKVKTSHVEKQSGDFGKPFPSLQKKHPRPGADPHRHWVWHVPHTNSIYCFMKVYLTIRIV from the coding sequence ATGGAGAATAGGCCTCAAGTGTTCATCAGTTACCGAGGGAAAGACCTGCGGCTGACACTAGTGCCACATATCAAACATCATCTGAAAGATAGCAACGTAAACGTGTTCACGGACAGCAACGCAGCGGGAGAACAGTTAAAGGAGCTCTTTAACCATATCAAAAACTCTCGGATCGTGATCGTCATTTTCTCCATAAGCTACTTGGAGTCACGGTGGTGCTTGGACGAGCTCGCTGAGATCAGGAATTGCTTGTTGAGGAAGCAACTTGACTTCGTGTTACCTATCTTCTATAAGGTCAAGACTTCCCACGTTGAGAAACAGAGCGGAGATTTTGGCAAACCGTTCCCAAGTCTGCAGAAGAAGCATCCACGCCCAGGGGCGGACCCACATAGACATTGGGTGTGGCACGTGCCCCACACTAActctatatattgttttatgaaAGTATACTTGACAATTAGAATCGTCTAG